A region from the Desmospora profundinema genome encodes:
- a CDS encoding M23 family metallopeptidase encodes MNAFCRKATVAVVSVCLLSGCGGLYQGRPETPPQQTRHQADPEARPAPVQNADQVFTQTEFIMPIKEQWWVFWGGTNVRDNYHYAYESQRYAFDLVIRRNGRTYTGNKARNESYYAFGKEVIAPARGEVTQVESGIPDNVPVGRMNPRNPFGNYVMIDHGNNEYSVIAHLKKGSLQVSEGQTVEQGELIGLCGNSGNSSEPHIHFHVANTPELNQGQSIRIRLRDNENPVRGDYVQPATPVDQE; translated from the coding sequence ATGAATGCCTTCTGTAGAAAGGCAACCGTCGCTGTCGTATCCGTCTGTCTTCTCTCCGGGTGCGGAGGACTGTATCAAGGGCGGCCCGAAACCCCTCCCCAGCAAACTCGGCACCAGGCGGACCCCGAGGCTCGTCCCGCTCCGGTCCAAAACGCCGACCAAGTCTTTACCCAAACCGAGTTCATCATGCCGATTAAAGAGCAGTGGTGGGTATTTTGGGGCGGGACAAACGTGCGGGACAATTACCACTATGCCTATGAAAGCCAGCGGTATGCGTTTGATCTGGTCATCCGAAGGAACGGTCGAACGTATACCGGAAACAAAGCGAGAAATGAAAGCTACTATGCCTTCGGCAAAGAAGTGATCGCACCGGCGAGAGGAGAAGTGACTCAGGTTGAAAGCGGGATTCCGGACAATGTACCGGTAGGGAGAATGAATCCCCGAAACCCCTTCGGCAACTATGTCATGATCGACCACGGAAACAACGAATACAGTGTGATCGCCCATCTGAAAAAAGGATCCCTTCAGGTCTCGGAAGGACAGACCGTGGAACAAGGGGAACTGATCGGGCTTTGCGGAAATTCCGGAAACTCCAGTGAACCCCACATTCACTTTCACGTCGCCAACACCCCGGAATTAAATCAGGGTCAATCCATCCGCATCCGTCTGCGGGACAACGAAAATCCGGTCCGCGGTGACTATGTACAACCGGCAACCCCAGTCGATCAAGAATGA
- a CDS encoding sulfurtransferase, with the protein MKPLMDRETLRGHHDDPDWVVVDCRFDLADQEAGRQAYEQGHIPGARYMDLERDLSGPVGKHGGRHPFPDLDRFVEKLGAAGIDDTKTVVAYDDQGGAMAARLWWMLRYLGHERAAVLNGGFQGWKKAGHPVTQEKPEPTPTRFHPRIRQPERLVGMEETKAEKGWVIDSRERERYEGKREPIDAKAGHIPGAVHYFWKDNLEEGQRWKSAEVIRERFSDLPKDSRPIVYCGSGVTACANLLALHLAGFENARLYAGSWSDWISYEENPIRQGPELQK; encoded by the coding sequence GTGAAACCACTGATGGATAGGGAGACACTGCGCGGGCATCATGACGATCCGGACTGGGTGGTGGTGGATTGCCGCTTTGATTTGGCTGATCAAGAAGCGGGCCGCCAGGCGTATGAGCAGGGCCATATTCCGGGTGCTCGCTATATGGATTTGGAACGGGATTTGTCGGGACCGGTGGGGAAGCATGGCGGTCGCCATCCGTTTCCCGATCTGGACCGGTTTGTGGAGAAGCTGGGAGCGGCAGGCATCGACGACACGAAGACGGTTGTGGCCTATGACGATCAGGGAGGGGCGATGGCGGCCCGGCTGTGGTGGATGCTGCGCTATTTGGGGCATGAACGGGCAGCAGTGTTGAACGGGGGCTTCCAAGGCTGGAAGAAGGCAGGCCATCCGGTCACACAGGAGAAACCGGAGCCGACGCCGACCCGGTTTCATCCTCGCATCCGTCAACCGGAACGATTGGTGGGGATGGAAGAGACGAAAGCGGAAAAGGGTTGGGTGATCGATTCCCGGGAGCGGGAGCGCTATGAAGGAAAGCGGGAGCCCATTGATGCCAAGGCGGGCCATATTCCGGGGGCGGTCCACTATTTTTGGAAGGATAACTTGGAAGAAGGACAACGCTGGAAATCGGCGGAGGTGATCCGGGAGCGTTTTTCCGACCTGCCTAAAGACAGCCGGCCCATTGTCTACTGCGGATCCGGGGTTACGGCCTGTGCCAACCTGCTGGCCCTGCACCTGGCCGGTTTTGAAAATGCCCGTCTTTATGCCGGCAGTTGGAGCGACTGGATCAGCTATGAGGAAAATCCGATCCGGCAGGGGCCGGAATTGCAAAAATAA